One Gloeothece verrucosa PCC 7822 DNA window includes the following coding sequences:
- the acnB gene encoding bifunctional aconitate hydratase 2/2-methylisocitrate dehydratase, with amino-acid sequence MLEEYRKAAAERAKLGIPPLPLNAAQTSELCEMLKNPPEDLKEELMMLLRDRIPPGVDEAAYVKAGFLTAIAKGEIKCPLISPQGAVNLLGTMMGGYNVQSLVDLLKSRDPGLAGEAAAALSKTLLVFDVFNEVIELSETNPSAKQVVDSWADGEWFINKPKVPETITVTVFKVPGETNTDDLSPATHATTRPDIPLHALAMLESRMPEGLKTIAELKQKGYPVAYVGDVVGTGSSRKSAINSVLWHIGDDIPFVPNKRAGGYILGGKIAPIFFNTAEDSGAFPIECDVTQMNTGDVITIHTYKGEITNEAGNVIATFTLKPVTILDEVRAGGRIPLLIGRGLTDKTRHALGLETSTLFTRPIMPEDTGKGYTLAQKMVGKACGLPGVRPGTSCEPIMTTVGSQDTTGPMTRDELKELACLGFNADFVLQSFCHTAAYPKPVDIKTHHQLPDFFSTRGGVALRPGDGIIHSWLNRMLMPDTVGTGGDSHTRFPLGISFPAGSGLVAFAAALGVMPLDMPESVLVRFTGELQPGVTLRDIVNAIPWVAMQQGKLNVAKQNKINVFNGRIMEMEGLPDLKVEQAFELTDATAERSCAGSTIKLSKETVAEYLRSNIALIKNMVARGYTDARTLLRRAAKMQQWLDNPVLMEGDADAEYADIIEVNLNEIKEPIVAAPNDPDNIKLMSECVGDRIDEVFIGSCMTNIGHYRAAAKILEGAGQAKVRLWICPPTRMDEKQLREEGVYGVFAAAGARTEMPGCSLCMGNQARVADGTTVFSTSTRNFNNRMGKDARVYLGSAELAAVCALLGRIPSVEEYLEIVANKIKPFEGELYRYLNFDQIANFEDEGRVIPLEEMPRIEDILGMPVAAK; translated from the coding sequence ATGTTAGAAGAATATCGTAAAGCCGCAGCAGAAAGAGCCAAATTAGGTATCCCTCCCTTACCCTTAAATGCCGCACAAACGTCCGAACTGTGCGAAATGCTGAAAAACCCTCCAGAGGACTTGAAAGAAGAATTAATGATGTTATTGCGGGATCGCATACCCCCTGGAGTAGATGAAGCCGCTTATGTTAAAGCCGGTTTCTTAACTGCTATTGCAAAGGGTGAAATAAAGTGTCCTCTCATCTCTCCTCAAGGCGCGGTTAACTTGTTAGGCACCATGATGGGGGGTTACAATGTGCAATCATTGGTAGACTTGTTAAAGTCCCGTGATCCCGGACTTGCCGGAGAAGCGGCAGCCGCTTTAAGCAAAACCTTATTAGTATTTGATGTCTTTAATGAGGTTATAGAATTATCCGAAACTAACCCATCAGCTAAACAAGTAGTCGACTCTTGGGCCGATGGGGAATGGTTTATCAATAAACCGAAAGTGCCTGAAACCATAACCGTAACTGTATTTAAAGTCCCTGGAGAAACCAACACCGATGACTTATCTCCAGCAACCCACGCCACTACTCGCCCGGATATTCCCCTACACGCCTTGGCGATGTTAGAGTCAAGAATGCCAGAAGGTTTAAAAACTATTGCTGAATTGAAGCAAAAAGGCTATCCTGTGGCTTATGTTGGGGATGTAGTGGGAACCGGTTCATCCCGCAAGTCAGCTATTAACTCGGTTTTATGGCATATCGGAGACGATATTCCCTTTGTCCCCAATAAACGCGCAGGGGGGTATATTCTAGGGGGTAAGATAGCACCTATTTTCTTCAATACCGCCGAAGACTCCGGTGCATTTCCTATTGAATGTGATGTCACCCAAATGAATACCGGCGATGTGATCACTATTCATACTTATAAAGGAGAAATAACCAACGAAGCAGGAAACGTTATTGCTACCTTTACCCTTAAACCTGTTACTATCCTCGATGAAGTTCGCGCTGGTGGACGTATTCCCCTATTAATAGGACGGGGGTTAACCGATAAAACCCGTCACGCTTTAGGACTGGAAACCAGTACCCTGTTTACTCGTCCCATTATGCCCGAAGATACGGGTAAAGGATACACCCTCGCCCAAAAAATGGTCGGTAAAGCTTGCGGTTTACCAGGGGTTCGTCCGGGGACTTCCTGTGAACCTATTATGACGACAGTCGGTTCTCAAGATACCACAGGTCCCATGACAAGAGATGAGTTAAAAGAACTTGCTTGTCTTGGGTTTAATGCTGACTTCGTGTTGCAAAGCTTCTGTCATACCGCCGCTTATCCCAAACCGGTTGATATCAAAACTCATCACCAGTTACCCGACTTCTTCTCCACAAGAGGAGGGGTTGCCTTACGGCCTGGAGATGGTATCATTCACTCTTGGTTAAACCGGATGTTAATGCCGGATACCGTAGGAACTGGAGGAGACTCTCATACTCGTTTCCCCTTGGGGATATCTTTCCCGGCAGGTTCGGGGTTAGTGGCGTTTGCGGCGGCGTTGGGTGTGATGCCCCTAGATATGCCAGAATCAGTATTAGTGCGCTTTACTGGCGAGTTGCAACCAGGGGTAACGTTACGCGATATTGTTAATGCTATTCCTTGGGTAGCGATGCAACAAGGTAAACTAAACGTCGCTAAACAGAATAAGATCAACGTCTTTAACGGACGCATCATGGAAATGGAAGGTTTACCCGACTTAAAGGTAGAACAAGCATTTGAGTTAACCGATGCTACTGCTGAAAGGTCTTGCGCGGGAAGTACCATTAAATTGAGTAAAGAAACCGTTGCCGAATATTTGCGGTCGAATATTGCCTTAATTAAAAATATGGTAGCACGCGGCTATACTGATGCCCGTACTCTGTTACGCCGCGCCGCCAAAATGCAGCAATGGTTAGATAACCCCGTCTTGATGGAAGGGGATGCAGACGCGGAATATGCAGATATTATTGAGGTGAATTTGAATGAGATCAAAGAACCTATTGTTGCCGCGCCGAATGACCCGGATAATATTAAGTTAATGTCTGAATGTGTCGGGGATCGGATCGATGAGGTGTTTATTGGGTCTTGTATGACCAATATCGGTCATTATCGCGCCGCCGCGAAGATTTTAGAAGGCGCAGGACAAGCTAAGGTGCGTTTGTGGATCTGTCCTCCAACTCGCATGGATGAGAAACAGTTGCGAGAAGAGGGAGTTTATGGGGTATTTGCGGCTGCCGGTGCAAGGACTGAGATGCCGGGATGTTCTCTGTGTATGGGGAACCAGGCCAGGGTTGCTGATGGTACGACGGTGTTTTCGACTTCTACCCGCAATTTTAATAACCGCATGGGGAAAGATGCACGGGTGTATTTGGGTTCTGCGGAGTTAGCGGCGGTTTGTGCTTTGTTAGGTCGTATTCCTTCTGTTGAGGAATATTTGGAAATTGTGGCGAATAAAATTAAGCCTTTTGAAGGTGAGTTATATCGCTATTTGAATTTCGATCAAATTGCTAATTTTGAAGATGAAGGTCGCGTTATTCCTCTCGAAGAAATGCCCCGAATTGAAGATATTTTGGGGATGCCGGTAGCGGCGAAATGA
- a CDS encoding type II toxin-antitoxin system RelE family toxin, with the protein MTYEVQFKPKAIKDLQSLPPDIQSLVLKKIEAMRDNLQGNIKRLTNFTPEYRLRVGDYRVLFEIEEQTLIIYRIKHRKNAYQ; encoded by the coding sequence GTGACCTATGAAGTTCAATTTAAGCCAAAAGCTATTAAAGATTTACAGTCACTCCCTCCTGATATTCAAAGCTTAGTTTTGAAAAAAATTGAGGCAATGCGAGATAACCTACAAGGAAATATTAAGCGCTTAACTAATTTTACCCCTGAGTATCGCTTACGAGTTGGAGATTATCGAGTGTTGTTTGAAATTGAAGAACAAACTTTAATTATTTATCGAATCAAACATCGTAAAAATGCTTATCAATAA
- a CDS encoding XisH family protein → MSAKDIYHDAVKNALIKDGWTIMADSYTIKYEEVQLFADLLADKTVEAQREGEQIIVEVKSFISPSPMRDFQLALGQYIVYRTFLKVVLPQSKIYLAIGQDIYQSFFLQKAIQLVLQENHVFLIVVNLTKEEIVQWIS, encoded by the coding sequence GTGTCAGCAAAGGATATTTACCATGATGCAGTTAAAAACGCCTTAATTAAGGATGGCTGGACAATCATGGCTGATTCTTATACTATCAAGTATGAAGAAGTACAATTATTTGCAGATTTGCTGGCGGATAAAACTGTAGAAGCGCAACGAGAGGGAGAGCAAATTATTGTTGAAGTGAAAAGTTTTATCAGTCCCTCACCAATGCGTGATTTTCAATTAGCATTAGGTCAGTATATCGTCTATCGCACGTTCTTAAAAGTTGTTCTTCCACAAAGCAAAATTTATTTAGCAATTGGTCAAGATATTTATCAATCCTTTTTTCTCCAAAAAGCAATTCAACTCGTACTACAAGAAAATCATGTTTTTTTAATTGTTGTTAATTTAACTAAAGAGGAGATTGTTCAATGGATAAGTTAA
- a CDS encoding XisI protein — MDKLNHYRNLIKKILTEYEQLASKTPNPSGVDTVLAFDEKRDQYLWFQIGWYEEKRVKGITVYVRIKNDKIWIEEDWTEEGIATKLLSEGVPKSDIVLAFHSPEKRKFTEFAIELTG, encoded by the coding sequence ATGGATAAGTTAAATCATTATCGCAACCTGATTAAGAAAATCCTGACGGAATATGAACAGTTAGCGTCAAAAACTCCTAATCCTTCTGGAGTTGATACTGTATTAGCTTTTGATGAGAAAAGGGATCAATATCTTTGGTTTCAAATCGGTTGGTATGAAGAGAAAAGGGTTAAAGGAATAACCGTTTATGTGCGGATTAAAAATGACAAAATCTGGATTGAAGAAGATTGGACAGAGGAAGGAATTGCTACTAAATTATTAAGTGAAGGAGTGCCTAAAAGTGATATTGTTTTAGCCTTTCATTCTCCGGAAAAGCGTAAGTTTACAGAGTTTGCTATTGAGTTGACTGGATAA
- a CDS encoding YgiT-type zinc finger protein, with protein MLPMNKCFFCSGDLVEKQVTEIVRGGGNTATLNVKALVCQSCGERYYHADVVRQFEEIKAKLETQKTEDFKLVGQAFEIS; from the coding sequence ATGCTACCAATGAATAAATGTTTTTTTTGTTCTGGTGATTTAGTAGAAAAACAAGTTACTGAAATTGTGCGCGGAGGTGGAAATACTGCTACTTTAAACGTTAAAGCATTAGTTTGTCAATCTTGTGGTGAGCGCTATTATCATGCAGATGTGGTAAGGCAATTTGAAGAAATTAAAGCTAAATTAGAAACTCAAAAAACTGAGGATTTTAAACTTGTTGGTCAAGCTTTCGAGATTTCTTAA
- a CDS encoding CopG family antitoxin, which yields MKPEYDLSKMKSRPNPFAKQLKQQVTLPLGLDVIEYFEAKAQEKGISYQELINLYLQDCVSSQRELSFE from the coding sequence ATGAAACCAGAATATGATCTTTCTAAAATGAAAAGCCGCCCGAATCCCTTTGCTAAACAGTTGAAACAACAAGTTACTTTACCCTTGGGACTTGATGTAATTGAATATTTTGAGGCTAAAGCACAAGAAAAGGGGATTTCCTATCAAGAGTTAATCAATTTATATCTTCAAGATTGTGTGAGCAGTCAAAGGGAATTATCTTTTGAGTAA
- the acs gene encoding acetate--CoA ligase, protein MTTNTIESILQENRLFPPPSQFSQTAYIKSFEEYQQIYEKAKTDPQSFWADLAEKELHWFEKWEKVLDWQPPFAKWFVGGKINISYNCLDRHLTTWRKNKAALIWEGEPGDSRTLTYAQLHREVCQFANALKELGVHKGDRVGIYMPMIPEAAIAMLACARIGAPHTVVFGGFSSEALKDRLNDAEAKVVITADGGFRKDKTIALKEQVDLAIADQGVPSVEKVLVVQRTKEPVTMVEGRDYWWHDLQQKVSAECPAEPMDSEDMLFILYTSGTTGKPKGVVHTTGGYNLYTHITTKWIFDLKDDDVYWCTADVGWITGHSYIVYGPLSNGATTVMYEGVPRPSNPGCFWDVIEKYGVNIFYTAPTAIRAFMKAGEDIPNARNMSSLRLLGTVGEPINPEAWMWYYRVIGGEKCPIVDTWWQTETGGIMITPLPGAIPAKPGSCTRPFPGIIADVVDLDGNPVKPEEGGYLVVKHPWPGMMRTVYKNPERFRNSYWEHIYPKDGQYFYFAGDGARRDEEGYYWVMGRVDDVINTAGHRLGTMEIESALVSHPAVAEAAVVGRPDEVKGEDIYAFVTLENQYSASDQLMKELKDHVVKEIGAIARPGTIHFTDVLPKTRSGKIMRRLLRNLASGQEVAGDTSTLEDKGVLEKLRGG, encoded by the coding sequence ATGACAACTAACACCATAGAATCAATTCTTCAGGAAAACCGTTTATTCCCCCCACCCTCTCAATTTTCTCAAACTGCCTATATTAAAAGCTTTGAAGAGTATCAACAAATCTACGAGAAAGCTAAGACTGATCCCCAATCATTCTGGGCAGACTTAGCTGAAAAAGAATTACACTGGTTTGAGAAATGGGAAAAAGTCCTCGACTGGCAACCCCCCTTTGCTAAATGGTTTGTCGGCGGCAAGATTAATATTTCTTACAACTGTCTTGACAGACACTTAACCACCTGGCGCAAAAATAAAGCCGCCCTCATCTGGGAAGGAGAACCCGGCGACTCGCGCACCCTCACCTACGCCCAACTGCATCGAGAAGTCTGTCAATTTGCTAACGCCCTCAAAGAATTAGGCGTTCATAAAGGCGATCGCGTCGGCATCTATATGCCCATGATCCCAGAAGCCGCTATTGCTATGTTAGCCTGTGCCAGAATAGGCGCACCCCATACCGTCGTTTTTGGCGGCTTTAGTTCAGAAGCCCTCAAAGACCGTCTTAATGATGCAGAAGCTAAAGTAGTTATTACGGCGGATGGCGGTTTCCGCAAAGATAAAACCATCGCCCTCAAAGAACAAGTGGATCTAGCGATCGCAGATCAGGGCGTTCCCAGTGTAGAAAAAGTGTTAGTGGTTCAACGCACCAAAGAACCCGTCACAATGGTAGAAGGGAGAGACTATTGGTGGCATGACTTACAACAAAAAGTCTCTGCTGAGTGTCCCGCCGAACCGATGGATAGCGAAGATATGCTATTTATCCTCTATACCAGTGGCACCACCGGCAAACCCAAAGGAGTCGTTCACACCACAGGCGGCTACAACCTCTACACCCACATAACCACCAAATGGATCTTTGATCTCAAAGATGACGATGTATACTGGTGTACTGCTGATGTGGGCTGGATCACCGGTCATAGCTATATTGTCTATGGTCCCCTTTCCAATGGCGCAACCACAGTCATGTATGAAGGCGTTCCCCGTCCTTCTAACCCGGGCTGTTTTTGGGACGTGATCGAAAAATATGGCGTAAATATCTTTTATACTGCCCCAACCGCCATCCGCGCCTTTATGAAAGCCGGCGAAGACATCCCCAACGCTCGCAATATGTCCTCTTTGCGACTCTTGGGAACCGTCGGCGAACCCATTAACCCCGAAGCTTGGATGTGGTATTACCGAGTCATCGGCGGCGAAAAATGCCCCATTGTGGATACCTGGTGGCAAACCGAAACCGGCGGCATTATGATCACGCCTTTACCGGGGGCCATTCCGGCTAAACCGGGTTCTTGTACCCGTCCTTTCCCCGGTATTATCGCCGATGTAGTTGACTTGGATGGAAACCCGGTTAAACCTGAAGAAGGCGGCTATCTAGTGGTTAAACATCCTTGGCCCGGCATGATGCGGACCGTTTACAAAAACCCTGAACGCTTCCGTAATAGCTACTGGGAACATATTTATCCTAAAGATGGGCAATATTTCTATTTTGCCGGTGATGGGGCCCGTCGAGATGAAGAGGGTTACTACTGGGTGATGGGACGTGTGGATGATGTGATCAATACTGCCGGCCACCGTCTAGGAACGATGGAAATTGAGTCGGCCTTAGTCTCTCATCCGGCAGTCGCTGAAGCGGCTGTGGTAGGTCGTCCCGACGAGGTAAAAGGAGAAGATATCTATGCCTTCGTGACCCTAGAAAATCAATATAGCGCCAGCGATCAGTTGATGAAAGAGTTAAAGGATCACGTCGTTAAAGAAATTGGCGCGATCGCCCGGCCTGGGACAATTCACTTTACTGATGTACTCCCGAAAACCCGTTCAGGTAAAATTATGCGCCGCTTGTTACGTAATTTAGCCTCCGGTCAGGAAGTGGCCGGTGATACCTCGACTTTAGAAGATAAAGGGGTATTGGAAAAGTTACGCGGCGGCTAA
- the cynS gene encoding cyanase, with the protein MPLPEIPPVTEKLLAAKKAKGLSFADLEKILGRDEVWIAAVFYRQSSASVEEAKKIVAALELDDSVIEELTAYPVKGLGPVVPTDPLIYRFYEIMQVYGLPIKEVIHEKFGDGIMSAIDFTLDVEKEEDPKGDRIKVIMNGKFLPYKKW; encoded by the coding sequence ATGCCTCTTCCTGAAATTCCACCTGTTACAGAAAAGCTGTTAGCGGCTAAAAAAGCTAAAGGGTTAAGTTTTGCTGACTTAGAAAAAATTCTCGGACGTGATGAAGTCTGGATCGCGGCGGTTTTTTACCGTCAGTCAAGCGCGTCTGTTGAGGAAGCTAAAAAAATTGTAGCGGCTTTAGAGTTGGATGATTCTGTGATTGAAGAACTGACCGCTTATCCAGTTAAAGGACTTGGTCCGGTTGTGCCTACTGATCCTCTTATTTATCGTTTTTATGAAATTATGCAGGTTTATGGATTACCCATTAAAGAGGTTATTCATGAAAAGTTTGGGGATGGAATTATGAGCGCTATTGATTTTACTTTGGATGTTGAGAAAGAGGAAGACCCAAAAGGTGACCGGATTAAAGTGATTATGAATGGAAAGTTTTTACCTTATAAGAAGTGGTAA
- the cutA gene encoding divalent-cation tolerance protein CutA translates to MSDSVTDYGIVLVTTSSPEEAKVIASALVESQLAACVTVIPVQSIYRWQGEINEDQEWQLIIKTRLELFRALSDKVIELHSYEVPEIIALPIVAGSQAYLNWIGENVRLNKC, encoded by the coding sequence ATGAGTGATAGCGTTACGGATTATGGCATTGTTTTAGTGACGACAAGTTCACCCGAAGAAGCTAAAGTGATCGCATCAGCTTTAGTAGAATCTCAGTTAGCCGCTTGTGTTACGGTAATCCCAGTACAGTCGATTTATAGATGGCAGGGTGAAATTAATGAGGATCAAGAGTGGCAGTTAATCATTAAAACTCGCTTAGAACTGTTTCGAGCGTTATCTGATAAGGTGATAGAACTTCATTCTTACGAAGTTCCAGAGATTATTGCTTTACCCATTGTGGCGGGTTCTCAAGCTTATTTAAATTGGATCGGCGAAAATGTAAGATTGAACAAGTGTTGA
- a CDS encoding pentapeptide repeat-containing protein, with amino-acid sequence MKIGHLLRLYEQGNNNFTDIALNGADLSRVTLISVNLMGSSLMGSNLCRGFFTKSNFSKAKLNWANLTFAKMNQAELVEADLTKANLSGAFMVQSVLVRAKMSGADLSHANLRSSDLRGANLCGANLQRVNLREANLQGVNFNWANLQEARLSSAILTDISCYHANFSGSFLKEVDLSGADLEGIDLSYTKLGDSKLVGTNLCEANLEGARLQNADLRGANLKGANLAQANLQGADLTGAILKDANLRDTDLTEVKGLKEKIQHNPVMREESTNVSFYTADLNIFQPSFAS; translated from the coding sequence ATGAAAATTGGTCATTTATTAAGATTATATGAACAAGGAAATAATAATTTTACCGATATAGCCCTGAATGGAGCCGATTTGTCGCGAGTAACCTTGATTTCAGTGAATTTGATGGGGTCTAGTTTGATGGGAAGCAACCTCTGTCGTGGTTTTTTTACGAAATCTAATTTTAGTAAAGCCAAACTGAATTGGGCTAATCTGACTTTTGCGAAAATGAATCAAGCGGAATTGGTAGAAGCCGATTTGACAAAAGCTAATCTTAGTGGTGCTTTTATGGTTCAGTCTGTGTTAGTCAGAGCGAAAATGAGTGGTGCTGATTTATCTCATGCTAATTTAAGAAGTTCGGATTTACGAGGGGCTAATTTATGTGGCGCAAATCTTCAGCGAGTGAATTTAAGAGAAGCGAATTTACAGGGTGTTAATTTTAATTGGGCGAATTTACAAGAAGCTCGTTTGTCTTCAGCAATTTTAACCGATATTTCTTGTTATCATGCCAATTTTAGCGGGTCTTTTTTAAAAGAAGTAGACCTCAGTGGGGCTGATTTAGAAGGGATAGACCTCAGTTACACTAAATTAGGTGATAGTAAATTGGTTGGAACTAATTTGTGTGAGGCAAATCTTGAAGGCGCTCGCTTACAAAATGCCGATTTACGAGGAGCAAATTTAAAGGGAGCTAATTTAGCTCAAGCGAATTTACAGGGAGCAGATTTAACCGGAGCTATTTTAAAAGACGCAAATTTGCGGGATACTGATTTAACAGAGGTCAAAGGATTAAAAGAAAAAATTCAGCATAACCCAGTGATGAGGGAGGAATCGACAAATGTTAGCTTTTATACAGCAGATTTAAACATTTTTCAGCCGAGTTTTGCCAGTTAA
- a CDS encoding helix-turn-helix domain-containing protein translates to MSPRKLTNDNKKEILKLYRETGETTSTLAERYGVSSSTISRFLKTHLTESEYEDLIQQKRLARTPKGALQLELEKMYKSDPGSGMLPLPDHEQEQLELELEPDEEEFEEADDLVSEETTNSSVGQAVSLPPVEPEKVYEKTPVVNEVVLPAAEPKKRLEEEEEEEEDLRPVDVAAYALLDEDDLLYFDEDDDELEDLEEEEWEDEIEIKYPKTFPKTAQLQILPLSSAALPKTCYLVIDRAAELITRPLKEFAELGKIPAEEVQQKTLPVFDNHRVARRFSKRRERVIKIPDGRMIQKTRSYLEAKGITRLLLDGQIYSL, encoded by the coding sequence ATGAGTCCCAGAAAACTGACTAACGACAACAAAAAAGAAATTCTTAAGCTTTATCGAGAAACCGGGGAAACAACTTCTACCCTGGCAGAACGCTATGGGGTAAGTAGCTCTACCATTAGCCGTTTCCTCAAAACTCATCTAACTGAGTCAGAGTATGAGGACTTAATTCAACAAAAACGTCTAGCCCGTACTCCCAAAGGCGCTCTCCAATTAGAATTGGAGAAAATGTACAAATCTGATCCCGGTTCGGGTATGCTTCCTCTACCCGATCATGAGCAAGAACAATTAGAGCTAGAACTCGAACCCGACGAGGAGGAATTTGAAGAGGCAGACGACCTTGTCTCTGAAGAGACAACGAACTCTTCAGTAGGCCAAGCAGTTAGTTTACCGCCAGTTGAACCCGAAAAAGTCTATGAAAAAACGCCAGTAGTTAACGAAGTGGTCCTGCCGGCGGCGGAACCGAAAAAACGGCTAGAAGAAGAGGAAGAAGAGGAAGAAGACCTCCGTCCGGTTGATGTAGCCGCTTATGCCCTATTAGATGAGGATGATTTATTATATTTTGATGAAGATGACGACGAATTAGAAGATTTAGAGGAAGAAGAATGGGAAGATGAGATAGAAATCAAGTACCCAAAAACTTTCCCGAAAACGGCTCAACTGCAAATTTTACCGCTCTCATCGGCTGCCTTGCCCAAAACTTGTTATTTAGTGATTGATCGGGCGGCTGAACTGATTACTCGACCCTTAAAAGAGTTTGCCGAGCTTGGTAAAATTCCGGCTGAAGAAGTGCAACAGAAAACTTTACCCGTTTTTGATAATCATCGCGTAGCTCGACGTTTTTCTAAACGACGCGAAAGGGTGATTAAAATTCCTGATGGGCGTATGATTCAAAAAACTCGCTCCTATTTAGAAGCGAAAGGAATTACGCGGCTATTACTTGATGGACAAATTTATTCTCTTTAA
- the carA gene encoding glutamine-hydrolyzing carbamoyl-phosphate synthase small subunit, whose amino-acid sequence MSIPQGRNALLVLADGTVFRGWSFGAKVTALGEVVFNTGMTGYQEVLTDPSYCGQIVTFTYPELGNTGVNREDEESERPQIKGVICRNITYRPSNWRSTQSLPDYLIEHNIPGIYGIDTRALTRKLRSVGSMNGAFSSDILDPQDLLRLIQSAPSMAGLNLVKDVTTREVYEWSDTTDPHWEFNPTIEKTNGQALTVVAIDFGIKRNILRRLASYGCRVIVVPANTPPEEILKHNPDGIFLSNGPGDPSAVKEGIATTKALLEAKKPTFGICMGHQILGLSLGAETFKLKFGHRGLNQPAGLTQQVEITSQNHGFAVTEESLNPEVEITHLNLNDRTVAGLKHKTLPFFSVQYHPEASPGPHDADYLFERFVKLMQEHKK is encoded by the coding sequence ATGTCAATTCCACAAGGGCGAAATGCCCTCTTAGTTCTTGCAGACGGGACTGTCTTTCGCGGTTGGTCGTTTGGAGCGAAAGTGACGGCCCTCGGCGAAGTCGTATTTAATACCGGTATGACCGGCTATCAGGAAGTCCTTACCGATCCGAGCTACTGCGGTCAAATTGTTACTTTTACTTATCCGGAATTGGGAAACACCGGGGTTAATCGTGAAGACGAAGAATCAGAACGTCCTCAAATTAAGGGAGTGATCTGTCGCAACATCACCTACCGTCCGAGTAACTGGCGTTCTACTCAATCCCTCCCTGATTACCTCATTGAACATAATATTCCCGGCATTTATGGCATTGATACCCGCGCTTTAACCCGTAAATTGCGCTCGGTTGGCTCCATGAATGGGGCCTTTTCTAGCGACATTCTTGATCCCCAAGATTTACTCCGTTTGATTCAATCTGCTCCCTCGATGGCCGGGTTGAATTTGGTTAAAGATGTCACCACTCGAGAAGTCTATGAATGGTCAGATACTACCGATCCTCACTGGGAATTTAATCCCACCATCGAAAAGACTAATGGACAAGCCTTGACCGTAGTGGCCATCGATTTTGGCATTAAACGCAATATTTTGCGACGTTTAGCTAGTTATGGCTGCCGCGTGATCGTTGTGCCGGCTAATACTCCCCCAGAAGAAATCCTTAAACATAATCCTGATGGGATTTTTCTCTCCAATGGACCCGGCGATCCCTCTGCCGTTAAAGAAGGAATTGCTACCACTAAGGCACTACTAGAAGCCAAAAAACCCACCTTTGGCATTTGTATGGGACATCAAATTCTCGGCTTGTCCCTAGGGGCCGAAACCTTTAAACTGAAGTTCGGTCATCGCGGCTTGAATCAACCGGCCGGATTAACTCAACAAGTAGAAATTACCAGTCAAAATCATGGGTTCGCCGTTACAGAAGAGTCGCTTAACCCAGAGGTAGAAATTACTCACCTCAATCTCAATGACCGCACAGTGGCCGGCTTGAAACATAAAACTTTACCCTTTTTCTCGGTTCAATATCACCCGGAAGCCAGTCCAGGCCCCCATGACGCAGATTATCTATTTGAAAGGTTTGTCAAGTTGATGCAGGAACATAAAAAGTAG
- a CDS encoding STAS domain-containing protein — protein MTVSLRGTREVRKNYQIFRLTGLLDAFSEPTFRKEISSYINEGPKNVILVLSQIDFIDSSGLGALVQLVKQAKTGGGSLQIVTNARVTQTVKLVRLENFLSLQPDVDAAISNLEKKEK, from the coding sequence CTGACTGTGAGTTTACGCGGAACCCGCGAAGTCAGGAAAAACTACCAAATCTTTCGCCTGACCGGACTACTTGATGCTTTCTCAGAACCCACTTTTCGCAAAGAGATCAGCTCTTATATTAATGAAGGACCGAAAAATGTAATTTTAGTTCTGTCTCAAATTGATTTCATCGACAGTTCGGGATTAGGAGCATTAGTTCAGTTAGTTAAGCAGGCGAAAACAGGGGGAGGAAGTTTGCAAATTGTTACCAATGCCCGGGTAACTCAAACGGTTAAACTCGTTCGCCTAGAAAACTTTCTTTCCCTTCAGCCTGATGTTGATGCTGCCATTTCTAACCTCGAAAAAAAAGAAAAATAA